The Clostridium sporogenes genome contains a region encoding:
- the metF gene encoding methylenetetrahydrofolate reductase [NAD(P)H], which yields MHIKELFNQKNLVFSFEIFPPKVTSSIETIYETLEELKDLTPDFISVTYGAGGSLKDNKTCELSSLVKNKYGIEALAHLTCINSTREDIDSIINELKENNIENILALRGDILKGKNIIGEYNYAFELIRKIKENNNFGIAGACYPEGHIECESLEKDIKELKRKVDAGAEHLISQLFFDNNTFYEFLNRTEQKNIKVPIQAGIMPVVNKKQIERIVKISGATLPKKFIKILDKYEYDKEAIRDAGIAYAVEQIVDLVSSGVKGIHLYTMNNPYIARKITESTKSIFNSINKGVAV from the coding sequence ATGCATATAAAAGAATTGTTTAATCAAAAAAATTTAGTTTTTTCTTTTGAAATTTTTCCACCAAAAGTTACATCATCTATAGAAACCATATATGAAACTTTAGAAGAATTAAAAGATTTAACACCGGATTTTATAAGTGTAACTTATGGAGCTGGAGGAAGCTTAAAAGACAATAAGACCTGTGAGCTATCATCTCTTGTAAAAAACAAATATGGTATAGAAGCGTTAGCACATCTAACCTGTATAAATTCAACAAGGGAAGATATAGATTCAATAATAAATGAATTGAAAGAAAATAATATTGAAAATATATTAGCTTTAAGAGGAGATATTCTAAAGGGTAAAAATATTATTGGAGAATACAATTATGCCTTTGAACTTATAAGAAAAATAAAAGAAAACAATAATTTTGGAATAGCAGGGGCTTGTTATCCAGAAGGACATATTGAATGTGAAAGCCTAGAAAAGGATATAAAAGAATTAAAAAGAAAGGTAGATGCAGGAGCAGAACATTTAATATCTCAGTTGTTTTTTGATAATAATACATTCTATGAATTTTTAAATAGAACAGAGCAAAAGAACATAAAAGTTCCTATACAGGCAGGAATAATGCCTGTAGTTAATAAAAAACAAATAGAGAGAATAGTTAAAATATCCGGTGCCACATTACCTAAAAAGTTTATAAAAATATTAGATAAATATGAGTATGATAAAGAGGCTATTAGGGATGCAGGAATAGCCTATGCAGTAGAACAGATAGTTGATTTAGTATCTAGTGGAGTAAAGGGTATACATTTATATACAATGAACAATCCTTATATAGCTAGGAAAATAACGGAGAGTACCAAGTCAATATTTAATTCTATAAACAAAGGCGTAGCAGTTTAA
- a CDS encoding sigma-70 family RNA polymerase sigma factor, which yields MQISEDNFVNRLKDKDPKALEYAFDNYCDYIYKVVFSVFGSKQYSTYIDECINDIFMCLWDNIDKFHEEKGTFKYWFKAVAKYKAINYKKKIIKNTNIDCIENYIFESKEQVENLIISKENKDEIINMIKDLKGMDREIFIRRYLIQEEIVDIASYLGVNRSVVDNRLSRSRKILKEKFEILKKGECVNE from the coding sequence ATGCAGATAAGTGAAGATAATTTTGTTAACAGACTGAAGGATAAAGATCCAAAGGCTCTAGAATATGCTTTTGATAATTATTGTGACTATATATATAAAGTAGTATTTTCAGTATTTGGTTCCAAACAGTATTCTACCTATATAGATGAGTGTATTAATGATATATTTATGTGTTTATGGGACAACATAGATAAGTTTCATGAAGAAAAGGGAACCTTTAAATATTGGTTTAAAGCTGTAGCAAAATATAAGGCTATAAACTACAAGAAAAAAATTATTAAAAATACAAATATAGATTGTATTGAAAATTATATTTTTGAATCAAAAGAACAAGTAGAAAATTTAATTATATCCAAGGAAAATAAAGATGAGATCATAAATATGATAAAAGATCTAAAAGGAATGGATAGGGAGATTTTTATAAGAAGATATTTAATACAGGAAGAAATAGTTGATATAGCAAGTTATTTAGGGGTAAATAGAAGTGTAGTGGATAACAGACTCTCAAGAAGTAGAAAGATTTTAAAAGAAAAATTTGAAATATTAAAGAAGGGAGAGTGTGTAAATGAATAA
- a CDS encoding collagenase, translating to MKKKFIKVLCSVALSCMICTSYLAKVSAAAPINNTKIKSNEINTSVDSSNKLERMPSTNSEPLGLNAKNTNSSKYSFSDLNKLSNKEILDLTSKIKWNDISDLFQYNDDSYAFYSNRERVQALIDGLYEKASTYTSTDDKGIDTLVEILRSGFYLGFYNDSLKYLNDRSFQDKCIPAMLAIENNKNFKLGKKGQDTVINALGKLIGNASCNAEVVNKTVPILEQYYREMNTYPKDKLKGDAVYNFMKEINYDISQYSYDNHIQDGKNTPWTGKIDSFINAISKFANIPDVTENNGWIINNGIYYTSKLSMYHSNPSIPHSVIDNCLKLLPAYSEQFYTAVERIKEDFNSKDSKGNAIDIDKLLEDGKKHYLPKTYTFDNGKMIIKTGDKVDESKVQRLYWASKEVKSQFHRITGNDNPLETGNADDILTMVIYNSPKEYKLNRTLYGYSVDNGGIYIEGIGTFFTYERTPEESIYSLEELFRHEFTHYLQGRYLIPGLFGQGDFYKGNSGRITWFEEGSAEFFAGSTRTSVLPRKSMVGGLSQKPKERFSADKILHSKYDDGWEFYKYGYAFSDYMYNNNKKLFSDLVSTMKNNDVKGYENLIENASKDTNVNKNYQDHMQKLVDNYNNYTIPLVSDDYMKKYDNKDLNEIKSDVESTMNLTNSQITKESSQYFDTYTLKSTYTLDSNKGEINNWNYMNNKVNESLEKLNKLGWGGYKTVTAYFSNPKVNSHNQVEYNVIFHGLLTHNKNFNEAPTIKLDFPKEANTDEKINFSSEGSKDDGKIVSYNWDFGDNTTSSEKNSFHIYKDPGTYIVKLTVTDDKGLKTEKASSITINKVLKGNVVSEKEDNNDFTTANPVYYKDLVNGSVSSSDNKDTFYFTVTKPSDITITVEKTNNDKSEFNWLLFSDEDKSNYMAFPNKELGNQLSNTVKINKPGKYYLVIYKTLGEKVDYKFSIEGAILSSSQDDNDTDTNPNKDKLVISEKEDNDSFDKANRVGKNQTVLATLDTKDNRDTYYFDALAARTIDIVMENTDNNSTIFNWLAYSSDNTNNYIGYPTKKEGNKLMGSFKVPKPGRYYILAYKNSSNKINYKLTINGDIDKVPLKNEIHEKENNDSFESANKIVLNAPILGSLNGEDLRDIYSFEIKETKDLNIKLTNLNNLGLTWTLYKESDLNNYIAYGSKLGSTIVGNCHVTPGKYYLYVYKYSGNNGNYSLIIK from the coding sequence ATGAAGAAAAAATTTATTAAAGTGCTATGTTCAGTAGCCCTTAGCTGTATGATATGTACAAGCTATCTAGCTAAAGTATCTGCAGCAGCCCCTATTAATAATACTAAAATTAAGTCTAATGAAATCAATACATCAGTAGATAGCAGCAATAAATTGGAAAGAATGCCTTCTACTAATTCTGAACCTTTAGGTTTAAATGCTAAAAATACTAATTCATCAAAGTATTCCTTTAGTGACTTAAACAAACTAAGCAATAAAGAAATTTTAGATTTAACATCTAAAATAAAATGGAATGATATTTCGGATCTTTTCCAGTATAACGATGATAGTTATGCTTTTTATTCAAACAGAGAACGTGTACAAGCTTTGATAGATGGACTATATGAAAAGGCTTCTACTTATACTAGTACTGACGATAAAGGAATTGATACATTAGTTGAGATTCTAAGATCTGGATTTTATTTAGGATTTTATAATGATTCTTTAAAATATTTAAATGATAGATCTTTTCAAGATAAATGCATCCCTGCAATGCTTGCTATAGAAAATAATAAAAATTTCAAATTAGGTAAAAAAGGTCAAGATACAGTAATAAATGCTTTAGGTAAACTTATAGGGAATGCTTCTTGTAACGCAGAAGTAGTTAATAAAACAGTACCTATACTAGAACAATACTACAGAGAAATGAATACATATCCTAAAGATAAATTAAAGGGCGATGCTGTATATAATTTTATGAAAGAGATAAACTATGATATCTCTCAATATTCATATGACAACCATATTCAAGACGGCAAAAACACTCCTTGGACTGGTAAAATAGATTCTTTTATAAATGCAATATCTAAATTTGCAAATATACCTGATGTTACAGAAAACAATGGTTGGATTATAAATAACGGTATTTATTATACTAGTAAGTTATCTATGTATCACAGTAATCCATCTATTCCACATTCTGTAATAGATAATTGCCTTAAATTACTTCCTGCTTATAGTGAACAATTCTATACTGCAGTGGAAAGAATAAAGGAAGATTTTAATTCTAAGGATTCAAAGGGCAATGCTATAGACATTGATAAATTACTTGAAGATGGTAAAAAACATTATTTGCCTAAAACTTATACTTTTGATAATGGAAAAATGATTATAAAAACTGGAGATAAAGTAGATGAATCAAAAGTGCAAAGACTTTATTGGGCATCTAAAGAAGTAAAATCTCAATTTCATAGGATAACAGGTAATGATAATCCTCTAGAAACAGGTAATGCAGATGATATTCTAACTATGGTAATATACAATAGTCCAAAAGAATATAAACTAAATAGAACTTTATATGGATACAGTGTAGACAATGGTGGAATATATATTGAAGGTATTGGTACTTTCTTTACCTATGAAAGAACTCCTGAAGAAAGTATATATAGCCTAGAAGAACTTTTCCGTCATGAATTTACTCACTATTTACAAGGACGTTATTTGATACCAGGATTATTTGGTCAAGGTGATTTTTATAAAGGAAATAGCGGAAGAATCACATGGTTTGAAGAAGGTTCTGCTGAATTTTTCGCAGGATCAACTAGAACTTCTGTATTACCAAGAAAATCAATGGTTGGCGGACTTTCTCAAAAACCTAAAGAAAGATTTAGTGCAGATAAGATATTACATTCCAAATATGATGATGGATGGGAATTCTATAAATATGGATATGCTTTCTCAGATTATATGTATAATAACAACAAAAAACTATTCAGCGATTTAGTATCTACTATGAAAAATAATGATGTTAAAGGTTATGAAAACTTAATAGAAAATGCAAGTAAAGATACTAATGTTAACAAAAACTATCAAGATCATATGCAAAAATTAGTTGACAATTATAATAATTATACAATACCATTAGTTTCTGATGATTATATGAAAAAATATGACAACAAAGACTTAAACGAAATAAAATCAGATGTTGAAAGTACTATGAATTTGACAAATTCTCAAATAACCAAAGAAAGTTCTCAATACTTTGATACTTATACTCTAAAATCAACTTACACATTAGATTCCAACAAAGGTGAAATTAACAATTGGAATTATATGAATAATAAAGTTAATGAATCTCTAGAAAAACTAAACAAATTAGGATGGGGCGGATATAAAACAGTTACTGCTTACTTCTCAAATCCTAAAGTAAACTCACATAATCAAGTAGAATATAATGTAATTTTTCATGGATTATTAACTCACAACAAAAACTTTAATGAAGCACCAACAATTAAATTAGATTTCCCTAAGGAAGCAAATACAGATGAAAAAATTAATTTTTCTAGCGAAGGTTCAAAAGATGATGGTAAAATAGTTTCATATAATTGGGATTTTGGGGATAACACTACTAGTTCTGAAAAAAACTCTTTTCATATTTATAAAGATCCTGGTACTTACATAGTAAAACTTACAGTTACAGATGATAAAGGTTTAAAAACCGAAAAAGCTTCATCTATAACTATAAATAAAGTTCTTAAAGGAAATGTAGTATCAGAAAAAGAAGATAACAATGATTTTACAACTGCTAACCCAGTTTATTATAAGGATTTAGTAAATGGATCTGTTAGTTCATCAGACAATAAAGATACTTTTTATTTCACCGTTACTAAACCTTCAGATATAACTATAACTGTAGAAAAAACTAATAATGACAAAAGTGAATTTAATTGGCTTTTATTTAGCGACGAAGATAAATCAAACTACATGGCCTTTCCAAATAAAGAACTAGGAAATCAACTTTCTAATACTGTAAAAATAAATAAACCTGGTAAATACTATTTAGTAATTTATAAAACCCTTGGAGAAAAAGTAGACTATAAATTTAGCATAGAAGGAGCTATATTATCATCTTCACAAGACGACAACGATACGGATACTAACCCTAATAAAGATAAACTAGTTATATCAGAAAAAGAAGATAATGATTCTTTTGATAAAGCTAATAGAGTTGGTAAAAATCAAACTGTACTAGCTACTTTAGATACTAAGGATAATCGTGACACTTACTATTTTGATGCTTTAGCTGCTAGAACTATAGATATAGTTATGGAAAACACTGATAATAATTCTACCATATTCAATTGGCTTGCTTACAGTAGTGATAATACTAATAATTATATTGGATATCCTACAAAAAAAGAAGGTAATAAACTTATGGGAAGTTTTAAAGTACCTAAACCTGGACGATATTATATATTAGCTTATAAAAATTCTTCAAATAAGATCAACTATAAATTAACTATAAATGGTGATATTGATAAGGTTCCTCTTAAAAATGAAATTCACGAAAAAGAAAACAACGATTCTTTTGAGTCTGCAAATAAAATTGTACTTAATGCTCCTATATTAGGTAGCCTAAATGGTGAAGATCTTAGAGATATCTATTCATTTGAGATAAAAGAAACTAAAGATTTAAATATAAAACTAACTAATTTAAATAATTTAGGATTAACCTGGACTCTTTATAAAGAATCAGACTTAAATAATTATATTGCCTATGGATCAAAATTAGGTAGTACAATAGTAGGTAACTGTCATGTAACTCCTGGTAAATATTATCTATATGTGTATAAATACTCTGGTAATAATGGTAATTATTCATTAATAATAAAATAA
- a CDS encoding DUF4179 domain-containing protein gives MNKEIFEEKDILELFNYINIDKDEEENLDSNMDDLRKKRLKKNLLKQVKGKRAKKNFKHKAVAASLIIAVALISVNIPAFAKNISEFKSVIQALIGYGVPKEGEYEKYSNSVNKSVTDKGITLTINEVVCDDTELMIAYTIKTKDDIKKIVEERKDGSSMPFSLFQYIKINGKQPNSSLGSDERYLDGHTYINSDSIDIGDMNLKNKFNVDLNVKNIYGVTGNWNLKFSVSKDEISKHTKVFKSNIKVQFPDALVNVEKVSFTPINTTISFVGKYNKEEYKDIEKREKAFNVEMTIGEMLYYSWFILDDEGNEIAFKGHVGGDVENSPSKDFTCELKFVNSSHIPKYLTVIPYRDIFSKDNSPIKETYKNIDGVYPIELLQGKMGKITIKEIKTYKDKTIVRYKAEGKAPFLQAKELSIKDDKDNWVERKDALDKVKKDKNNPNEYIMEFEPLDKNKKYKIGTSDLGNYEIRNDLKFRIDLTK, from the coding sequence ATGAATAAAGAAATATTTGAAGAAAAGGATATATTGGAATTATTTAATTATATTAATATAGATAAAGATGAAGAAGAAAATTTAGATTCAAATATGGATGATTTAAGAAAGAAAAGATTGAAAAAGAATTTATTAAAACAAGTTAAAGGTAAAAGAGCTAAAAAGAACTTTAAACATAAGGCTGTAGCTGCATCTTTAATAATAGCTGTAGCCCTTATTAGTGTAAATATACCTGCCTTTGCAAAGAATATTTCGGAATTTAAATCAGTAATCCAAGCTTTAATAGGATATGGAGTACCAAAAGAAGGGGAATATGAGAAATATTCTAATAGTGTAAACAAAAGTGTTACAGATAAAGGGATAACTTTAACTATAAATGAAGTGGTATGTGATGATACAGAACTAATGATAGCCTATACTATAAAAACTAAAGATGATATTAAAAAAATAGTTGAAGAAAGAAAAGATGGCAGTTCTATGCCTTTTAGTTTATTTCAATATATTAAAATAAATGGGAAACAGCCTAATAGTAGTTTAGGTTCTGACGAAAGATATCTAGATGGGCATACGTATATAAATTCGGACAGTATAGACATAGGTGATATGAATCTTAAAAATAAATTTAATGTGGATTTAAATGTGAAAAATATATATGGTGTAACAGGAAATTGGAATTTAAAATTTAGTGTTTCAAAGGATGAAATATCTAAACATACTAAAGTGTTTAAGTCTAATATCAAAGTTCAATTTCCAGATGCACTTGTTAATGTAGAAAAAGTAAGTTTTACACCTATAAATACTACTATAAGCTTTGTTGGTAAGTACAATAAGGAGGAATACAAAGACATTGAAAAGAGAGAAAAAGCTTTTAATGTGGAAATGACAATAGGGGAGATGTTATATTACAGCTGGTTTATTTTAGATGATGAGGGAAATGAGATTGCGTTTAAGGGACATGTAGGTGGTGATGTTGAGAATTCTCCTTCTAAGGATTTTACTTGTGAACTTAAATTTGTTAATTCAAGTCATATTCCTAAATATTTAACTGTCATACCATATAGAGATATTTTTAGTAAAGATAATTCACCTATTAAAGAAACATATAAAAATATAGATGGAGTATATCCAATAGAACTTTTACAAGGGAAAATGGGCAAAATTACAATTAAAGAAATAAAAACTTATAAAGATAAAACGATTGTTAGATATAAAGCAGAAGGAAAGGCTCCATTTTTGCAAGCTAAAGAGTTATCAATAAAGGATGATAAAGACAATTGGGTAGAAAGAAAGGATGCCTTGGATAAGGTAAAAAAAGATAAAAATAATCCTAATGAGTATATTATGGAGTTTGAACCGTTAGATAAGAATAAAAAATATAAAATAGGAACTAGTGACTTAGGTAATTATGAAATAAGAAATGATTTAAAATTTAGAATAGACCTTACTAAATAA
- a CDS encoding homocysteine S-methyltransferase family protein: MNIKDYIKENIIVFDGAMGTMLQKLGLKISDLPEELNVLESEKIINIHRKYVDAGAKVITTNTFGANEIKLKQSEFSVERIIDKAIDNVKKARGNKEIFIALDIGPIGQLLEPMGTLKFEEAYEIFKGQVIQGEKSGADIILIETMTDLYEAKAAILAAKENTNLPVFCTMTFEKNKRTFTGCTPVSMVITLEGLGVDALGVNCSLGPNELEDIVDEIIKYSSVPIMVQPNAGLPTVKDGKTIYNIKPKEFAAFQRSIVEKGVRIVGGCCGTTDEFIREIVYSLKDVQVKKLKEKNICGVCSSTKAVLIDGVKIIGERINPTGKKLFKEALRNNDIDYILKEAIGQVESGADILDVNVGLPEIDEEETMKKVIKEIQSIIDAPLQIDSNNPKVIEKALRVYNGKAIVNSVNGEDKVLDNLLPLIKKYGAAVVALTLDDKGIPKKAEERLKIAEKIVNKALDYGMKREDIFIDCLVLTASAQQEDVRETLKAVTLVKEKLKVKTILGVSNISFGLPNRELINKTFLAMSLQSGLDLPILNPNNKEMINIINAFKVLNNQDIGAANYIEMYANETSNSKEVKTQKSNLNLKEIVIKGIKEEAYSKTKELLKDRAELSIINEELIPALDEVGEKYEKGIIFLPQLIQSAETVKKAFAAIKEKLREDNSPKINKGKILMATVKGDIHDIGKNIVKVILENYGFDIIDLGKDVEVERIVEEVKKNNIKLVGLSALMTTTVNSMKDTIKALKDSGIDCKTFVGGAVLNEEYAEMINADFYAKDAKEAVDIAKRFFGGF; the protein is encoded by the coding sequence GTGAATATTAAAGATTATATAAAAGAAAATATAATAGTATTTGATGGTGCCATGGGAACAATGCTTCAAAAATTAGGACTAAAGATTTCAGATTTGCCAGAGGAGTTAAATGTATTAGAATCTGAAAAAATAATAAACATACATAGAAAATATGTAGATGCAGGGGCAAAAGTTATAACAACAAATACCTTTGGAGCAAATGAAATAAAGCTTAAGCAAAGTGAGTTTTCTGTGGAACGTATTATAGACAAAGCTATAGATAATGTGAAAAAAGCAAGGGGAAATAAGGAAATATTTATAGCGCTAGATATAGGTCCAATAGGACAGCTTTTAGAACCTATGGGAACATTAAAATTTGAAGAAGCCTATGAAATCTTCAAAGGACAGGTTATACAAGGAGAAAAAAGTGGAGCAGATATAATTTTGATAGAAACAATGACGGATCTTTATGAAGCTAAAGCGGCTATTTTGGCGGCAAAAGAAAATACCAATCTTCCTGTATTTTGCACTATGACCTTTGAAAAAAATAAGAGAACTTTTACAGGCTGTACCCCAGTGTCTATGGTTATCACTTTAGAGGGATTAGGGGTAGACGCTTTAGGTGTAAATTGTTCACTAGGACCAAATGAATTAGAAGACATTGTAGATGAAATAATAAAATATTCAAGTGTACCTATAATGGTACAGCCAAATGCAGGGCTTCCAACAGTTAAAGATGGTAAAACTATTTATAATATTAAACCTAAAGAATTTGCAGCTTTTCAAAGGAGTATTGTAGAGAAGGGAGTAAGAATAGTAGGAGGCTGTTGCGGAACTACAGATGAATTTATAAGAGAAATTGTATATAGTCTAAAGGATGTACAAGTAAAAAAGTTAAAAGAAAAGAATATTTGTGGAGTATGTTCTTCTACAAAGGCAGTTTTAATAGATGGAGTTAAGATAATAGGAGAAAGAATTAACCCAACGGGTAAAAAATTATTCAAAGAAGCTCTTAGAAACAATGATATAGACTATATATTAAAAGAAGCAATAGGTCAGGTGGAGTCTGGAGCAGATATATTAGATGTAAATGTGGGACTTCCAGAAATAGATGAAGAAGAAACCATGAAAAAAGTTATAAAAGAGATTCAATCTATAATTGATGCACCTCTTCAAATAGATTCTAATAATCCTAAAGTTATAGAAAAGGCATTGAGAGTATATAATGGAAAGGCTATAGTTAATTCTGTAAATGGAGAAGATAAAGTATTAGATAATTTATTACCATTAATAAAAAAATATGGAGCGGCTGTTGTTGCACTAACTTTAGATGATAAGGGTATACCTAAAAAAGCTGAAGAAAGGCTAAAAATAGCTGAGAAAATAGTTAATAAAGCTTTAGATTATGGTATGAAAAGAGAAGATATATTTATTGATTGTTTGGTTTTAACTGCATCAGCACAACAAGAAGATGTTAGAGAAACTCTTAAAGCAGTAACTTTAGTTAAAGAAAAATTGAAGGTGAAAACAATATTAGGGGTATCTAATATATCCTTTGGATTACCTAATAGAGAACTTATAAACAAAACCTTTTTAGCTATGAGCCTTCAATCGGGATTAGATTTACCTATATTAAATCCTAACAATAAAGAAATGATAAATATTATAAATGCTTTTAAGGTTTTAAATAATCAGGATATAGGAGCTGCAAATTATATAGAGATGTATGCAAATGAAACTTCAAATAGCAAGGAAGTAAAAACACAGAAAAGCAATTTAAATTTAAAGGAAATAGTTATAAAGGGAATAAAAGAAGAGGCATATAGTAAGACAAAGGAACTTCTTAAAGATAGAGCTGAACTTTCAATAATAAATGAAGAGCTAATTCCTGCCCTAGATGAAGTTGGAGAGAAATATGAGAAAGGCATAATATTTTTACCACAGCTAATTCAATCAGCGGAAACAGTTAAAAAAGCTTTTGCAGCTATAAAGGAAAAACTTAGAGAGGATAATTCACCAAAAATAAATAAAGGAAAAATATTAATGGCCACTGTTAAAGGTGATATTCATGATATAGGGAAGAATATAGTGAAGGTTATACTAGAAAACTATGGATTTGATATTATAGATTTGGGAAAAGATGTTGAAGTAGAGAGAATAGTAGAAGAAGTGAAGAAAAATAATATAAAGTTAGTAGGATTAAGTGCTTTAATGACTACTACAGTAAATAGTATGAAAGATACCATAAAGGCTTTAAAAGACAGTGGAATAGATTGTAAAACTTTTGTTGGTGGAGCAGTGCTTAATGAAGAATATGCAGAAATGATAAATGCAGATTTTTATGCTAAAGATGCAAAGGAAGCAGTAGATATAGCCAAAAGATTTTTCGGAGGATTTTAA
- a CDS encoding vitamin B12 dependent-methionine synthase activation domain-containing protein, with amino-acid sequence MDNNNLNIDKDQVLRYLGYRGQEISNEIDALIEECIKEIKTLANLRATYKYSSVHIKNQVSLMEIGLNLKGKDIINHLEKSNKCCVMAATLGSEVDRKILYYEKINMTKAIILDACATTAIEEYCDFIENEVKKEAEKDKLNINWRYSPGYGDLDISIQRDLLKSLDAEKIIGLTVSSHNILIPRKSVTAIIGIIPKEVIVKKKSCNQCNKFDSCKFRKIGEICEY; translated from the coding sequence ATGGACAATAATAATTTAAATATAGATAAAGATCAGGTTTTAAGATACTTAGGATATAGAGGACAGGAAATTTCTAATGAAATAGATGCTCTTATAGAGGAGTGTATAAAAGAAATAAAAACCTTAGCTAATTTAAGAGCTACTTATAAATACTCTAGTGTTCATATAAAAAATCAGGTTAGCTTAATGGAGATTGGTTTAAACCTAAAGGGAAAGGATATTATCAATCATTTAGAAAAATCCAATAAATGTTGTGTAATGGCTGCAACCTTAGGAAGTGAAGTTGATAGAAAAATATTATATTATGAAAAGATTAATATGACTAAAGCAATAATTTTAGATGCCTGTGCCACAACTGCTATAGAAGAATATTGTGATTTTATAGAAAATGAAGTAAAAAAAGAAGCAGAAAAAGATAAGCTAAATATAAATTGGAGATATAGTCCAGGGTATGGCGATTTGGATATATCTATACAAAGAGATTTATTAAAATCCTTAGATGCTGAAAAAATTATTGGATTAACAGTTTCATCCCATAATATATTAATACCTAGAAAATCTGTAACTGCCATTATAGGCATAATTCCAAAAGAAGTTATAGTAAAGAAAAAATCCTGTAATCAGTGTAATAAATTTGATAGTTGTAAATTTAGAAAGATAGGTGAGATATGTGAATATTAA
- a CDS encoding response regulator transcription factor has translation MGKRILIIEDEKKLNDIMALYLKKEGYEVYSAYDGKEGEELIENEDFNLIILDVMMPQKDGWTLLRKINKKGSTPVIMTTARGEEEDRIFGLELGAVDYMVKPISMKELILRVGLRIKSYEKEEKEEDILTFENMVVYPSKRIVKEGNNEIALTPKEFDLLTFLCRNPEQVFKREHLLDKVWSYDFMGDTRTVDTHIKNLREKIQYCNEHLKTVWGVGYKLQTK, from the coding sequence GTGGGAAAAAGAATTCTTATAATTGAAGACGAGAAAAAGCTTAATGATATTATGGCTTTATATTTAAAAAAAGAAGGTTATGAGGTATATAGTGCTTATGATGGAAAAGAGGGGGAAGAACTTATAGAAAATGAAGATTTTAATCTAATAATTTTAGATGTAATGATGCCCCAAAAGGATGGATGGACTTTATTAAGAAAGATTAACAAAAAAGGTAGTACACCAGTTATTATGACTACAGCAAGGGGAGAAGAAGAGGATAGAATTTTTGGGTTAGAGCTTGGAGCAGTAGATTATATGGTAAAACCTATAAGCATGAAAGAACTTATATTAAGAGTAGGCCTTAGAATTAAAAGTTATGAAAAAGAGGAGAAAGAAGAGGATATATTAACTTTTGAAAATATGGTTGTATATCCATCCAAAAGAATAGTAAAGGAAGGTAATAATGAAATAGCATTAACTCCAAAAGAATTTGATTTATTAACCTTTCTTTGTAGAAATCCTGAACAAGTTTTTAAAAGAGAGCACTTATTAGATAAGGTTTGGTCCTATGATTTTATGGGAGATACAAGAACTGTAGATACCCATATTAAAAATCTTAGAGAAAAAATACAGTATTGTAATGAACATTTAAAAACAGTATGGGGAGTAGGATATAAGTTACAAACAAAGTAA